A window of Selenomonas ruminantium subsp. lactilytica TAM6421 contains these coding sequences:
- a CDS encoding ferredoxin has translation MKGYVDKALCVACGMCVGSCPEGFRLGGDGLAEGYQELPAESVEDAQQAAGDCPVGAITIISQ, from the coding sequence ATGAAAGGCTATGTGGATAAAGCGCTTTGTGTGGCCTGCGGCATGTGTGTGGGCAGCTGTCCGGAGGGATTCCGTCTGGGGGGGGATGGTCTGGCGGAAGGTTATCAGGAACTGCCGGCGGAGTCTGTAGAGGATGCGCAGCAGGCGGCAGGTGATTGCCCTGTGGGAGCAATTACCATAATTTCTCAATAA
- the pheA gene encoding prephenate dehydratase — protein MAKTMGVLGPAGTHSEAAAVYLKKHCHEDYKLVLFADIFDCLQAVENGEVDSALVPVENSLEGAINISLDTLARSDGLHVWRELIWPVHNQLLAKRKGEIKRIYSHAQPISQCRAFLQAHYPQAELIKVSSTARAAEIVADSEDDNCAAIATARAGELLGLIPIAKEIQDSAANCTRFFQVGREVLEFLPKEKLLVICQIDGQQAGALFDVLKEFAQRGINMTRIESRPARTELGAYIFFFDLEYVDSPQLDESLAAVAEKSIWLRNLGTYPVIQVK, from the coding sequence ATGGCAAAGACCATGGGGGTGCTAGGCCCCGCGGGAACCCATAGTGAGGCGGCAGCGGTCTATCTGAAAAAACACTGCCACGAAGATTACAAGCTGGTATTGTTTGCCGATATCTTCGACTGCCTGCAGGCAGTGGAGAATGGTGAGGTGGATTCGGCATTGGTGCCGGTGGAAAACTCGCTGGAGGGAGCCATCAATATCTCTCTGGACACGCTGGCCCGCAGTGACGGGCTTCATGTCTGGCGGGAGCTGATCTGGCCGGTGCATAATCAGCTTTTAGCTAAGCGCAAGGGCGAGATAAAGAGGATTTATTCCCATGCCCAGCCCATTTCCCAATGCCGGGCCTTCTTGCAGGCCCATTATCCGCAGGCGGAGCTCATCAAGGTGTCCAGCACGGCCCGGGCGGCGGAAATCGTGGCTGATTCGGAAGACGACAATTGCGCGGCCATTGCCACGGCGCGGGCCGGTGAGCTTCTGGGGCTGATTCCCATCGCCAAGGAGATCCAGGACAGTGCGGCCAACTGCACGCGGTTCTTTCAGGTGGGAAGGGAAGTACTGGAATTCCTGCCCAAGGAAAAATTGCTCGTCATCTGCCAGATTGATGGTCAGCAGGCCGGTGCCCTCTTCGATGTGCTCAAGGAATTTGCCCAGCGGGGCATCAATATGACGCGTATCGAATCGCGGCCGGCCCGTACGGAGCTCGGGGCCTATATCTTCTTTTTCGACCTGGAATATGTGGATTCGCCGCAGCTTGATGAGTCGCTGGCGGCGGTGGCAGAGAAGAGTATCTGGCTCAGAAACCTCGGTACGTATCCGGTTATACAGGTTAAATAA
- the aroF gene encoding 3-deoxy-7-phosphoheptulonate synthase produces MVIIMNVDATAEDIQEVIAVIEGAGLQAKVMEGSQQKIVGVIGDKARLATVPIDAMDGVEKSVEISKSYKLASREFHPQSSVIDVAGVKIGDGTPVVMAGPCAVESKEQLFEAAEIVKKAGAQFLRGGAYKPRTSPYAFQGLEIEGLKYLAEARERTGLRVVTEVTTVEAIEGVVEYADMLQIGARNMQNFGLLKEVGKCGKPVLLKRGLAATIDEWLNAAEYIMNAGNPNVVLCERGIRTYETYTRNTLDLSAVAAVKHLSHLPIIVDPSHGTGKWRMVKPMAFAAIAAGADGLMMEVHPNPAKALSDGPQSLTPENYAEVMRGVQKISAFMKAENIHSMDI; encoded by the coding sequence ATGGTTATTATCATGAATGTGGATGCTACGGCAGAAGACATCCAGGAAGTCATCGCGGTCATTGAGGGCGCAGGCCTGCAGGCCAAGGTGATGGAGGGCAGCCAGCAGAAGATCGTCGGGGTTATCGGCGATAAGGCAAGACTGGCTACGGTGCCCATCGATGCGATGGATGGCGTGGAAAAGAGCGTGGAGATTTCTAAGAGCTACAAGTTGGCCAGCCGGGAATTCCATCCCCAGAGCAGCGTGATAGATGTAGCCGGTGTCAAGATTGGCGATGGCACGCCGGTGGTCATGGCTGGCCCCTGCGCTGTGGAGTCCAAGGAACAGCTGTTCGAGGCTGCCGAAATCGTGAAAAAGGCCGGCGCTCAGTTCCTGCGCGGCGGTGCCTATAAGCCGCGCACATCTCCCTATGCGTTCCAGGGGCTGGAAATCGAGGGCCTCAAGTATCTGGCCGAAGCCCGCGAGCGCACCGGCCTGCGGGTGGTTACGGAGGTAACGACGGTGGAGGCCATCGAGGGCGTGGTGGAATATGCGGATATGCTGCAGATCGGCGCCCGCAACATGCAGAATTTCGGCCTTTTGAAGGAAGTCGGCAAATGCGGCAAACCGGTGCTCCTAAAGCGCGGTCTGGCGGCAACGATTGATGAATGGCTCAATGCTGCCGAATATATCATGAATGCCGGCAATCCCAATGTGGTGCTCTGCGAGCGCGGTATCCGCACCTATGAGACTTATACCCGCAATACCCTGGATCTGAGTGCAGTGGCGGCAGTCAAGCACCTGTCCCACCTGCCGATCATCGTGGATCCCAGCCATGGTACGGGCAAATGGAGAATGGTGAAACCCATGGCCTTTGCCGCCATTGCCGCCGGTGCAGACGGGCTCATGATGGAAGTGCATCCGAACCCGGCCAAGGCATTGTCTGATGGACCCCAGTCCCTGACGCCGGAGAACTACGCCGAAGTCATGCGCGGCGTACAAAAGATTTCCGCCTTTATGAAAGCGGAGAACATTCATTCAATGGATATTTAA
- a CDS encoding MFS transporter — MNKKYLYMLSAGHLSVDINSGSLPALLPFFVSEYGMDYTSVAGLMFASSFLSSIIQPLFGWLADKGSRQWFMVLGVLMAGLSLACTGFVTNYWGIFAAVTLMGIGSSIFHPEAARNVNAIAGKKKGQGMSIFSVGGNGGFGLGPLLAVFLVTTFGMQGTAFYGIASLFTAGMIFLAAPAIARESRRQLAQARDTAKANHVPRENDWPAFARLFVVIVFRSTLFTSISAFLPLFCIQVLGASPAVGSATLSIISIAGVLATLVGGWLADRKGYVNTMRYGALLLIPCLAVVVFTQDIRAVYAMLIPMSLAMQGPYAAFVVLGQSYLAKSLGFASGVTLGLSFSLGGIIVPSLGWYADSFGIAAVMVVIFVISICCAAATFLLPEPRRS; from the coding sequence ATGAATAAGAAATATCTCTATATGCTGTCGGCCGGGCATTTGAGCGTGGACATCAATAGTGGTTCCCTGCCGGCCTTATTGCCGTTTTTCGTCAGTGAGTACGGCATGGATTATACGTCGGTGGCGGGGCTGATGTTTGCCTCGTCTTTTTTGTCTTCAATCATTCAGCCGTTGTTTGGCTGGCTGGCGGATAAAGGCTCGAGGCAGTGGTTCATGGTGCTTGGTGTGCTGATGGCTGGGCTGTCGCTGGCCTGCACTGGTTTTGTGACCAATTACTGGGGCATCTTTGCGGCGGTCACCTTGATGGGGATTGGTAGTTCCATCTTCCATCCCGAGGCGGCGCGCAATGTGAATGCCATTGCCGGCAAGAAAAAGGGGCAGGGTATGAGCATCTTCAGCGTGGGCGGCAACGGCGGCTTCGGGCTGGGGCCGCTGCTCGCGGTGTTTTTGGTCACGACATTTGGGATGCAGGGCACGGCCTTTTATGGGATTGCTTCTCTGTTTACCGCGGGCATGATCTTTCTGGCGGCGCCGGCCATTGCCCGGGAAAGCCGGCGGCAATTGGCACAGGCCCGGGATACGGCCAAGGCCAATCATGTGCCGCGGGAAAATGACTGGCCGGCCTTTGCGCGGCTGTTCGTGGTGATTGTGTTCCGTTCCACGCTGTTTACGTCCATCAGTGCGTTCCTGCCCCTGTTCTGCATCCAGGTGCTGGGGGCAAGTCCGGCGGTGGGCAGTGCCACGCTATCCATCATCTCCATTGCCGGGGTGCTGGCAACTCTGGTGGGCGGCTGGCTGGCTGACCGCAAGGGCTATGTCAATACCATGCGCTATGGTGCCTTGCTGCTTATCCCCTGTCTGGCGGTGGTGGTCTTCACGCAGGATATCCGGGCTGTCTATGCCATGCTGATTCCCATGAGTTTGGCCATGCAGGGTCCCTATGCGGCCTTCGTGGTACTGGGGCAGAGCTATCTGGCCAAAAGCCTGGGCTTTGCCTCCGGCGTGACCTTGGGGCTGTCCTTCAGCCTGGGGGGCATCATCGTGCCGTCCTTGGGCTGGTATGCGGACAGCTTCGGCATTGCAGCAGTGATGGTGGTGATCTTTGTCATTTCCATCTGCTGTGCGGCGGCGACCTTCTTATTGCCAGAGCCGAGGAGGTCTTAA
- the clpX gene encoding ATP-dependent Clp protease ATP-binding subunit ClpX, with translation MANQAVQHQCSFCKRIINVRNQYDMPVYDPNTGFALCAHCIKEINHFLEEHAAAEQQDEKQVFAGELDDILKKNKPHIIKQYLDEYIINQDRAKKILSVAVYNHYKRMKYGYQNDDGTEIEKSNVIMLGPSGCGKTALLSHLSKLLDIPFAVTDASSLTEAGFVGADVEVAVRNLYYAADKDVEKAEHGIIYLDEFDKIARKSGANNSITADPGHEGVQQALLKMLEGSVVEFTSRGQRKHPEAPTIKVDTKNILFIVGGAFVGIDDVIAKRLSKASTIGFGAEVQGKDDKPKFDELIHKVRPEDLMQYGIIPEIIGRLPVICTLETLDEDALLRILTEPKNAPVKQYQKLLAMDNVELEFQEDALRAVARKAIERKTGARSLKGIIEDIMLDVMFDIPKSDEARKVIITKECIEKGAKPEVVKK, from the coding sequence ATGGCCAATCAAGCAGTACAACATCAGTGCAGTTTCTGCAAGCGGATCATCAACGTCCGCAACCAATACGATATGCCCGTCTACGATCCCAATACGGGCTTTGCCCTCTGCGCCCACTGCATCAAGGAAATCAATCATTTCCTCGAAGAACATGCCGCCGCAGAGCAGCAGGACGAGAAACAGGTCTTTGCCGGAGAGCTTGATGATATCCTCAAGAAGAACAAGCCCCATATCATCAAACAGTATCTCGATGAATACATCATCAATCAGGACCGCGCCAAGAAGATCCTCTCGGTGGCTGTCTACAACCATTACAAGCGCATGAAATACGGCTATCAGAACGATGACGGCACGGAAATCGAAAAATCCAACGTCATCATGCTGGGCCCCTCCGGCTGCGGCAAGACGGCGCTGCTGTCCCACCTCTCGAAACTCCTGGACATCCCCTTCGCCGTAACGGACGCTTCCAGCCTGACGGAAGCTGGCTTCGTGGGCGCAGACGTGGAAGTGGCCGTGCGCAACCTCTACTACGCCGCAGACAAGGACGTGGAAAAGGCCGAACACGGCATCATTTACCTGGACGAATTCGACAAGATCGCCCGCAAGTCCGGAGCAAACAACTCCATCACCGCTGATCCGGGCCATGAAGGCGTGCAGCAGGCACTCCTCAAGATGCTGGAAGGCAGTGTGGTGGAATTCACCTCCCGCGGCCAGCGCAAGCATCCCGAAGCCCCCACCATCAAAGTGGACACGAAAAACATCCTCTTCATCGTGGGCGGCGCCTTTGTGGGCATTGACGACGTCATTGCCAAACGCCTGTCCAAGGCCAGCACCATTGGCTTTGGCGCCGAAGTACAGGGCAAGGACGACAAGCCGAAATTCGACGAGCTCATCCATAAGGTCCGTCCCGAAGACCTCATGCAGTACGGCATCATCCCTGAAATCATCGGCCGCCTGCCCGTGATCTGCACACTGGAAACCCTCGATGAAGACGCCCTGCTGCGCATCCTCACCGAGCCCAAGAACGCCCCGGTCAAGCAGTACCAGAAACTTTTGGCCATGGATAACGTGGAACTGGAATTCCAGGAAGACGCCCTGCGAGCCGTGGCCCGCAAGGCCATCGAGCGCAAGACCGGCGCCCGCTCCCTCAAGGGCATCATCGAAGACATCATGCTGGACGTCATGTTTGATATCCCCAAATCCGACGAAGCCCGCAAGGTCATCATCACCAAGGAATGCATCGAAAAAGGCGCCAAGCCGGAAGTCGTAAAGAAATAA
- the rpmE gene encoding 50S ribosomal protein L31 — translation MKQGIHPEYFEATVTCGCGNTFTTGSTQKELRVDVCSKCHPFFTGRQRDVQAGGRIEKFNKRYAKK, via the coding sequence ATGAAACAGGGTATTCATCCGGAATATTTCGAAGCTACGGTAACCTGCGGTTGCGGCAACACGTTCACCACGGGTTCCACGCAGAAAGAACTGCGCGTCGATGTTTGCTCCAAGTGCCATCCGTTCTTCACGGGTCGTCAGCGTGACGTACAGGCAGGCGGTCGTATCGAAAAGTTCAACAAGCGTTACGCCAAGAAGTAA
- a CDS encoding DUF1385 domain-containing protein, translating into MSKKLMVGGQAVIEGVMMRGPKLTATAVRDPQGKIQVETKPVNSISDRFPILKKPFLRGSVSLIESLVIGMKSLSYSAKMAGEEDEQLSDKEMAGTIVFALVLASVLFIAIPTFGAKWLHGATEDPMVLNLLEGGLRLVIFLLYIWGISRMKDIRRVFQYHGAEHKTIFCYEAGLPLTVENVQKFPRLHPRCGTNFLLIVMLVSIFVFAFLGWPSLWERIASRILLLPVVAGISYEIIRLAGRSENAIIQTAIKPGLWLQYLTTRPPEDEMVEVAIESLKAVLPEEEIVAGTPDYINKASEEAAPAESAPVAAAVTE; encoded by the coding sequence ATGAGTAAGAAATTGATGGTTGGCGGTCAGGCCGTTATCGAAGGGGTCATGATGCGGGGGCCGAAGCTTACGGCTACTGCTGTGCGTGATCCCCAGGGGAAGATCCAGGTCGAGACCAAGCCCGTAAATTCCATTAGCGATAGATTTCCCATCTTGAAGAAGCCCTTCCTGCGGGGCTCGGTATCCCTGATCGAGTCACTGGTCATCGGCATGAAGTCCTTGTCCTATTCGGCCAAGATGGCCGGCGAAGAGGATGAGCAGCTCTCGGACAAGGAAATGGCAGGCACGATTGTATTTGCCTTGGTGCTGGCCAGTGTGCTGTTCATTGCCATCCCGACATTCGGGGCGAAATGGCTGCATGGGGCCACGGAAGATCCGATGGTCTTGAACCTGCTGGAAGGCGGCCTGCGGCTGGTGATTTTCCTGCTGTATATCTGGGGCATCTCCCGTATGAAGGACATCCGGCGGGTGTTCCAGTATCATGGAGCGGAGCATAAGACGATTTTCTGCTATGAGGCAGGCCTGCCGCTGACGGTGGAGAACGTGCAGAAGTTCCCGCGGCTGCATCCGCGCTGTGGCACGAACTTCCTGCTGATCGTGATGCTCGTGTCCATCTTCGTGTTTGCATTCTTGGGCTGGCCTTCGCTCTGGGAGCGTATTGCCAGCCGCATCCTGTTGCTGCCGGTGGTGGCGGGGATTTCCTATGAGATCATCCGTCTGGCGGGGCGCAGTGAGAATGCGATTATTCAGACGGCCATCAAGCCGGGGCTCTGGCTGCAGTACCTGACCACCCGTCCGCCGGAGGATGAGATGGTGGAAGTGGCGATTGAATCCCTGAAGGCGGTACTGCCGGAAGAGGAGATCGTGGCTGGCACGCCGGATTATATCAACAAAGCAAGTGAGGAAGCGGCCCCGGCGGAGAGTGCTCCCGTGGCGGCTGCTGTTACGGAATAA
- the prfA gene encoding peptide chain release factor 1: MLDKLQAVEDKFLELESLISDPDVIADMSRWQKYSKEHASLAPIVEKFREYKDVTKGIEEAKAMFEESLDDEMRKFVEEELAELKAQKEVLDAELPILLLPKDPNDDKNVIVEIRGGVGGEEAALFAGDLFRMYGRYVEKQGWKMEIIDGSPTELGGYKEISFMVTGFGAYSKLKYESGTHRVQRVPATESGGRIHTSAVTVAVLPEAEDVDVDIDPKDLHIDLYCASGAGGQHVNRTESAIRITHIPTGIVVQCQDERSQLKNKDKAMKVLRARLLDKAQQEQMASISADRRSQVGSGDRSERIRTYNFPQGRVTDHRIGLTLHRIDAVLAGDLDEILNALITADQAERLKQVK; encoded by the coding sequence GTGCTGGACAAACTCCAAGCCGTTGAAGATAAATTTTTGGAACTGGAATCGCTGATCAGCGATCCCGATGTGATTGCGGATATGAGCCGCTGGCAGAAGTACAGCAAGGAACATGCAAGCCTTGCGCCCATCGTGGAAAAGTTCCGGGAATACAAGGATGTGACCAAGGGCATCGAGGAAGCCAAAGCCATGTTCGAAGAATCCCTGGACGATGAGATGCGCAAGTTCGTGGAAGAGGAACTTGCCGAACTGAAAGCCCAAAAGGAAGTGCTGGACGCAGAACTGCCGATCCTGCTGCTGCCCAAAGATCCCAATGATGACAAGAATGTCATCGTGGAAATCCGCGGCGGCGTGGGCGGCGAAGAGGCGGCGCTCTTTGCGGGCGACCTTTTCCGCATGTATGGCCGCTATGTGGAGAAGCAGGGCTGGAAGATGGAAATCATCGATGGGAGTCCCACGGAATTGGGGGGATACAAGGAAATCTCCTTTATGGTCACGGGCTTCGGTGCTTACAGCAAGCTCAAATATGAAAGCGGCACCCATCGCGTGCAGCGGGTGCCGGCCACGGAATCCGGCGGCCGCATCCATACCTCGGCGGTGACGGTGGCAGTGCTGCCCGAAGCGGAGGATGTGGACGTGGACATCGATCCCAAGGATCTGCATATCGACCTGTACTGCGCTTCCGGCGCGGGCGGCCAGCATGTCAACCGCACGGAAAGTGCCATCCGCATCACCCATATTCCCACGGGGATCGTGGTGCAGTGTCAGGATGAGCGCTCCCAGCTCAAGAACAAGGACAAGGCCATGAAAGTGCTGCGGGCAAGGCTTCTCGACAAGGCTCAGCAGGAACAGATGGCGAGCATCTCGGCTGACCGCAGAAGCCAGGTGGGCAGCGGTGACCGCAGTGAGCGCATCCGCACCTATAACTTCCCCCAGGGGCGCGTGACCGACCATCGCATTGGTCTGACGCTCCATCGCATTGATGCAGTCCTGGCGGGGGATCTGGACGAAATCCTCAATGCCCTGATCACCGCAGATCAGGCAGAGCGGCTGAAGCAGGTGAAATGA
- the prmC gene encoding peptide chain release factor N(5)-glutamine methyltransferase, with product MAGNEVWTIGRILKWTEDYFAQKGIENPRLDAEVLLGHVLHKQRIYLYVHFDEPLQAAELAAFREMIKKRIAHVPVAYILGEKEFMGLTFKVTEATLVPRPDTEILVQAAVDRLRQLGVEAPHFADIGTGTGAVGLSVLHFVQDAILDTVDISPAARAVAEENAATLELKERAHFFTGDLLAPLQGNTYTAILSNPPYIPAKDIEGLSADVRNSEPHTALDGGEDGLDFYRRLCSEAPAMLTAGGFMAFEVGIKQAEDVAKLAKANPLICRTEILKDYAGIERVVVAWKEA from the coding sequence ATGGCAGGAAATGAAGTATGGACAATCGGCCGCATCCTCAAGTGGACGGAGGATTACTTTGCCCAGAAGGGCATCGAGAATCCGCGGCTGGATGCGGAAGTTTTATTAGGGCATGTGCTCCATAAACAGCGCATCTATCTCTATGTGCATTTTGACGAACCCTTGCAGGCCGCAGAACTGGCGGCTTTCCGTGAGATGATCAAAAAGCGCATCGCGCATGTGCCGGTGGCCTATATCCTGGGGGAAAAGGAGTTTATGGGGCTGACCTTCAAGGTGACGGAGGCGACGCTCGTGCCCCGTCCTGATACGGAAATCCTCGTGCAGGCGGCGGTGGACCGCCTGCGGCAGCTGGGGGTGGAAGCGCCCCATTTTGCCGATATCGGCACGGGCACGGGGGCGGTGGGGCTCAGCGTGCTACATTTTGTCCAGGATGCCATTTTGGACACGGTGGATATTTCCCCGGCGGCCCGGGCGGTGGCCGAGGAAAATGCGGCAACGCTGGAGCTGAAAGAGCGGGCGCATTTCTTCACCGGAGATCTGCTGGCCCCCTTGCAGGGCAATACCTATACGGCGATTCTCTCCAATCCGCCCTATATTCCCGCCAAGGACATCGAAGGCCTGTCGGCGGACGTGCGCAATAGTGAGCCCCATACGGCGCTGGATGGCGGCGAGGACGGGCTGGACTTTTACCGCCGGCTGTGCAGCGAGGCGCCGGCCATGCTGACGGCGGGCGGCTTCATGGCCTTTGAAGTGGGCATAAAACAGGCAGAGGATGTAGCAAAACTGGCTAAAGCAAATCCGCTGATCTGCCGCACGGAGATCCTGAAGGACTACGCCGGCATTGAGCGGGTAGTGGTGGCCTGGAAAGAGGCGTAA
- a CDS encoding L-threonylcarbamoyladenylate synthase — MQTRCIRIDNITAGKEALHFAGELIRQGEVVAFPTETVYGLGANGLDAAACRKIYQAKGRPSDNPLILHVANRSMIDQVAARIPEKAEKLIAAFCPGPITLILPRKAIVPEQITGGLSTVGVRMPEHDVARALIAAAGVPIAAPSANISGRPSPTTAESVLVDMEGKIPMILDGGACDFGVESTIVDATGEKAVILRPGAITKEMLEEVLGEGSVVIDPALVGADSVPKAPGMKYTHYAPKAPLTLIEGMPTRMVRAFQREIARLQDEGHTVGVIASHEVLQELKDTVPADLQADYGHQGQLPAIAANIYEALRSFDEKGADVLLGEGTTSEGLGLAIMNRLHKASGFRTIQA; from the coding sequence ATGCAGACAAGATGTATAAGAATCGATAATATCACAGCAGGCAAAGAAGCACTTCATTTCGCCGGGGAGCTGATCCGTCAGGGGGAAGTGGTGGCTTTTCCCACGGAGACGGTCTATGGACTGGGGGCCAACGGCCTGGATGCCGCGGCCTGCCGCAAGATCTATCAGGCCAAGGGACGTCCTTCGGACAATCCCCTGATCCTGCATGTGGCCAACCGCTCCATGATCGATCAGGTGGCGGCCAGAATCCCGGAAAAGGCAGAAAAGCTGATCGCGGCCTTCTGTCCCGGCCCGATTACCTTGATTTTGCCCCGTAAGGCCATTGTGCCGGAGCAGATTACCGGCGGCCTCTCCACCGTGGGCGTGCGCATGCCGGAGCATGATGTGGCCCGGGCGTTGATTGCTGCTGCCGGCGTGCCCATTGCGGCACCATCAGCCAATATATCAGGCCGCCCTAGCCCCACCACCGCAGAATCCGTGCTGGTGGATATGGAGGGCAAGATTCCCATGATCCTCGACGGCGGCGCCTGTGATTTCGGCGTGGAGTCCACCATCGTGGACGCCACGGGGGAAAAGGCCGTGATCCTGCGGCCCGGAGCCATCACCAAGGAAATGCTGGAAGAAGTGCTGGGCGAGGGCAGTGTCGTGATCGATCCGGCGCTGGTGGGGGCAGACAGCGTGCCCAAGGCACCGGGCATGAAGTACACCCATTATGCCCCCAAAGCACCCCTGACACTGATTGAAGGCATGCCCACGAGAATGGTGCGGGCTTTCCAGCGGGAGATTGCGCGCCTGCAGGATGAAGGCCATACGGTAGGCGTGATTGCCAGCCACGAAGTCCTGCAGGAGCTGAAGGATACCGTGCCTGCGGATCTGCAGGCCGATTACGGCCATCAGGGGCAGCTGCCGGCCATTGCGGCCAATATCTACGAGGCACTGCGCTCCTTTGATGAAAAAGGGGCCGATGTACTGCTGGGGGAAGGAACAACCTCAGAAGGCCTGGGGTTGGCCATCATGAACCGCCTGCACAAAGCCAGCGGCTTCCGGACGATACAGGCATAG
- the secG gene encoding preprotein translocase subunit SecG produces the protein MLTVLMIIDALVAIALIAAVLGQEAKSAGMGGMGGGADTVFSGKARGMDALLARVTVVLAVLFAGITILIAKMTS, from the coding sequence ATGCTTACCGTTTTGATGATAATTGATGCGCTGGTGGCAATCGCCCTCATCGCAGCAGTACTGGGACAGGAAGCAAAATCTGCCGGCATGGGCGGCATGGGCGGCGGTGCGGACACCGTTTTCTCCGGCAAGGCCCGTGGCATGGACGCACTGCTTGCACGCGTGACCGTAGTGTTGGCTGTCTTGTTCGCAGGGATTACCATTTTGATTGCAAAAATGACAAGCTAA
- a CDS encoding alpha/beta hydrolase, whose product MILPGAEPFFMPGGKKGVLLIHGFTGLPAELLLLGQHLNKAGFTVLGVRLAGHGTTVEDMSHMTWEDWMDSVRDGYALLSGFCEDISVIGHSMGGLFALLLSTEEVISHVVTLAAPIFIPEERGLAALPPREACYDGYVSKPRRRLKDVPPAANRTYRKMPLISIHELVEVIEKTKGAIEEVKAPTLIMHSRDDHTAAPVSADYILSHVQGQARIVWLEESGHLLPLAGERERVFEEAAAFLQG is encoded by the coding sequence ATGATTTTACCGGGAGCGGAGCCCTTTTTTATGCCCGGCGGGAAAAAAGGGGTGCTCCTGATTCACGGCTTTACAGGCCTGCCGGCAGAGCTTTTGCTGCTGGGGCAGCATCTGAATAAAGCGGGCTTTACGGTGCTGGGGGTGCGTCTGGCCGGTCATGGGACGACGGTGGAAGATATGAGCCATATGACCTGGGAAGACTGGATGGATTCCGTGCGGGATGGCTATGCCCTGCTGTCGGGCTTCTGTGAAGATATTTCGGTGATCGGGCATTCCATGGGCGGGCTCTTTGCTTTGCTGCTTTCCACGGAGGAGGTCATCTCCCATGTGGTGACGCTGGCGGCACCGATCTTCATCCCCGAAGAGAGAGGCCTGGCGGCACTGCCGCCGCGGGAAGCCTGCTATGACGGCTATGTGTCCAAGCCACGGCGGCGGCTCAAGGATGTACCCCCTGCCGCCAATCGTACCTATCGCAAGATGCCGCTGATTTCCATCCATGAGCTGGTGGAGGTTATCGAAAAGACCAAGGGTGCTATCGAAGAGGTGAAAGCACCGACGCTGATCATGCACAGCCGCGACGACCATACGGCGGCGCCTGTGAGTGCGGATTATATTCTGTCCCATGTGCAGGGACAGGCGCGCATCGTCTGGCTGGAGGAATCCGGGCATCTGCTGCCCCTGGCCGGCGAAAGAGAGAGAGTATTTGAAGAGGCTGCGGCCTTCCTGCAAGGGTAG